In Actinomycetota bacterium, the genomic window CCACGTGACGCCAGGCGTCCAGCGGGAAGCCGTCACCAGGTGGCCAGCCGCTTCCTCGCCGGCTGTCAGCAGCCTGTTGGCAAACGAGCCTGCCTCCGCTACGGGAGCAACGGAGGCAGGCTCATGACCAGCAGTAACGGACTGCGGGCGGCTAGATGTCGTAGTAGAGGTGGAACTCCCACGGGTGGGGGCGGAGGCGGACGGCGTCGACCTCGTGCTCGCGCTTGTAGGCGAGCCAGGTGTCGATCACGTCCTGGGTGAAGACGTCGCCCTCGAGCAGGAACTCGTGGTCGGCCTCGAGCGCGGCCAGGGCCTCGTCGAGGGAGCCGGGGACCTGGGGGACCTCGGCGAGCTCCTCGGGGGGCAGCTCGTAGAGGTCCTTGTCCAGCGGGCCGGCGGGCTCGATCTTGTTGCGGACCCCGTCGAGGCCGGCCATGAGCATGGCCGCGAACGCCAGGTAGGGGTTGCAGGAGGGGTCGGGGACCCGGAACTCGACCCGCTTGGCCTTGGGGCTGCGCGAGTAGAGGGGGATGCGCGCCGCGGCCGAGCGGTTGCGCTGGGAGTAGACCAGGTTGACCGGGGCCTCGTAGCCGGGCACCAGCCGCCGGTAGGAGTTGGTGGTCGGGTTGGTGAAGGCGGTCAGGGCGGGGGCGTGGGCCAGCAGCCCGCCGATGTACCAGCGGCCCAGGTCGGACAGCTGGGCGTAGCCGGACTCGTCGTAGAACAGCGGCACCCCGTCGGTCCACAGGCTCTGGTGGGTGTGCATGCCAGAGCCGTTGTCCTGGAAGATCGGCTTGGGCATGAAGGTGACGGTCTTGCCGTACTTGAGGGCCGTGTTCTTGATGATGTACTTGAACAGCATCAGCCGGTCGGCCGTCTGCAGCAGGGTGCCGAAGCGGATGTCGATCTCGGCCTGGCCGGCGGTGCCGACCTCGTGGTGCTGCACCTCGACCGGGATGCCGGCCGCCTCGAGGGCCAGGGCCATCTCCGAGCGCAGGTCCTGGTAGTGGTCGGTCGGCGGGACGGGGAAGTAGCCCTCCTTGTAGCGGGGCTTGTACCCGAGGTTGCGCCCGCCCTCCTCGGCGCCGGAGTTCCAGGCGCCCTCGATGGCGTCGACGTAGTAGAAGGCGGAGTGCTGGTCCTGGTCGAAGCGGACCGAGTCGAAGATGTAGAACTCGGCCTCCGGCCCCCAGTAGGAGAGCTGGGCGATGCCGGAGCCCTCAAGGTGCTTCTCGGCCTTGGCGGCGACGTGGCGGGGGTCGCGGGTGTAGGGCTCGCCGGTGACCGGGTCCTTGACGAAGCAGTTGAGGATCAGGGTCGGGTGGGTCCGGAACGGGTCCAGGACCGCGGTGGCCGGGTCCGGGACCAGGATCATGTCCGACTCCTGGATCTCCTGGAACCCCCGGATGGAGGAGCCGTCGAAGCCGAAGCCCTCGTCGAAGGTCTCCTCGGTCAGCTCGTGAGACGGGACCGAGAAGTGCTGCATCAGGCCGGGCAGGTCGGCGAACCGCAGGTCAACGATCTGGACCTCGTTGTCCCTGATCAGGTTGAGGACATCTCCGGGGGAGTCGGTCACAGGGTGTGCCTCCTTCACAGTTGGGCAGACGCGGGCGACGCTAGCAACCCGCGTTTGCGCGGCGGTTGCTGGTTTGTTTCGCCGGAGTTAACCAGAACCGGCGCCCGCTCAGACGCCCTTGGCGAAGTCGAACGGCCGGGCCCGGGGCGGGCCCAGGGAGGCGTCGAACCACTGCAGCACCGGTTCGCCGTGAGGGACGCTGGTGGCGTCGTCGACCGCCCGGGTGACCACCACCTCGTAGATCGTCGGCGGCCGCGGCTCGGCCGCCGACCGGACCTGCGCGTCCCCGTCCGCGTCGGGCCGGGCCGCCCCGGCCAGCGTCCACCCCGCCCAGTTGC contains:
- the glnA gene encoding type I glutamate--ammonia ligase; translation: MTDSPGDVLNLIRDNEVQIVDLRFADLPGLMQHFSVPSHELTEETFDEGFGFDGSSIRGFQEIQESDMILVPDPATAVLDPFRTHPTLILNCFVKDPVTGEPYTRDPRHVAAKAEKHLEGSGIAQLSYWGPEAEFYIFDSVRFDQDQHSAFYYVDAIEGAWNSGAEEGGRNLGYKPRYKEGYFPVPPTDHYQDLRSEMALALEAAGIPVEVQHHEVGTAGQAEIDIRFGTLLQTADRLMLFKYIIKNTALKYGKTVTFMPKPIFQDNGSGMHTHQSLWTDGVPLFYDESGYAQLSDLGRWYIGGLLAHAPALTAFTNPTTNSYRRLVPGYEAPVNLVYSQRNRSAAARIPLYSRSPKAKRVEFRVPDPSCNPYLAFAAMLMAGLDGVRNKIEPAGPLDKDLYELPPEELAEVPQVPGSLDEALAALEADHEFLLEGDVFTQDVIDTWLAYKREHEVDAVRLRPHPWEFHLYYDI